Proteins from a genomic interval of Chryseobacterium indologenes:
- a CDS encoding LysE family transporter, with protein MLELVLSAVILGFMLSLVFIGPIFFLLIETSFSRGPKHALSLDLGVITADLLCIVAAYYASADIVTLIDKHPGFYRITSILIFVYGIVMLVTKTKMHMPGEDKIISQNYIKTFFNGFFFNLLNVGVILFWLVTVISVRNQYPDTSSFILYIGIVIGTYLCIDLAKIFLAKQFHDKLTQKLANQIRRVVGVILIIFSFFIFLQSFKKFNQFDRRLEEAEKKEVKYQKQNEKNNLSETH; from the coding sequence CATGCTGAGTCTGGTTTTTATAGGACCTATTTTTTTCCTTCTGATTGAAACCAGCTTTTCCCGAGGCCCGAAACATGCCTTGTCACTGGATCTGGGAGTTATCACTGCAGACTTACTGTGCATTGTTGCAGCCTATTATGCCAGTGCAGATATTGTCACCTTAATAGATAAACACCCGGGCTTTTACAGGATCACCTCTATCCTTATTTTTGTGTACGGAATTGTAATGCTGGTCACCAAAACGAAAATGCATATGCCCGGTGAAGATAAGATCATAAGCCAGAATTATATTAAAACTTTTTTCAACGGGTTTTTCTTTAATCTTTTAAATGTTGGAGTCATCCTTTTCTGGCTGGTAACGGTAATTTCCGTAAGGAATCAATATCCGGACACCAGCAGTTTTATTTTATACATAGGAATTGTGATCGGAACCTACCTTTGTATTGACCTCGCGAAAATATTTCTTGCCAAACAATTCCATGATAAACTTACCCAGAAACTGGCCAACCAGATCAGAAGAGTTGTTGGTGTCATTCTTATTATTTTCAGTTTCTTTATTTTCTTACAGAGTTTCAAAAAATTCAATCAGTTTGACAGACGACTGGAAGAAGCCGAGAAAAAAGAAGTAAAATACCAAAAACAAAATGAAAAAAATAATCTTTCCGAAACCCATTAA